The following are encoded together in the Methylorubrum sp. B1-46 genome:
- a CDS encoding invasion associated locus B family protein, producing MRSTKKAALILAAGAPAAAFLVSGPRLAQAAPTAPPVPAEPGTTSASYGDWVMRCQRGGSAEKPVRVCEVAQSMQVQGQTQPIAQIAVGRVGAGQPLQITILLPPNVAFPSSVRVLMDDKDAAGVELAWRRCLPGVCVADAALKEEPLRRWRGAAGSGRIAFKNAGGQEITIPLSFRGLAQALDALTREPG from the coding sequence ATGCGGTCAACGAAGAAGGCGGCCCTGATCCTCGCAGCCGGCGCCCCGGCTGCGGCGTTCCTCGTCTCCGGTCCGCGCCTGGCGCAGGCGGCACCCACGGCACCGCCCGTGCCCGCGGAGCCCGGCACGACCTCGGCGAGCTACGGCGACTGGGTGATGCGGTGCCAGCGCGGCGGCTCGGCCGAGAAGCCGGTACGGGTCTGCGAAGTCGCGCAATCGATGCAGGTCCAGGGGCAGACCCAGCCGATCGCGCAGATCGCGGTCGGGCGGGTCGGCGCCGGTCAGCCGCTGCAGATCACGATCCTGCTGCCGCCCAATGTCGCCTTCCCCAGCAGCGTGCGCGTGCTGATGGACGACAAGGATGCAGCGGGGGTCGAACTGGCGTGGCGGCGCTGCCTGCCCGGCGTCTGCGTGGCGGATGCGGCCCTCAAGGAAGAGCCGCTCCGACGCTGGCGCGGAGCGGCCGGGTCGGGACGGATAGCGTTCAAGAACGCGGGCGGCCAGGAGATCACGATCCCATTGTCGTTCCGCGGTCTTGCCCAAGCCCTCGATGCCCTGACCCGCGAGCCGGGATAG
- a CDS encoding autotransporter-associated beta strand repeat-containing protein, giving the protein MLRDCVRLGVSLLALSVAMAASAARAGCVENTSGGSSVTCSGTTRFSESEYAGFRASGTPITSLTVAPNATIDSDGTAISLGDNAQITIGVGATVKSNSQGKGPNEIGANTIEVGSRSTIDIFGTVLSQGLGAKNDRGGDEAINPLGNGNTITIHQGGRIETLEDGTPAIWFEAKRDNGLINTVLNNGTIRAGASGTSPIIGNGGAVVVKFENGPTGVVEGDLTLGGGEDMVVLRGGSRFVGSIATGGGNDNVDMYKGAEFTGSVDGGDGSNTLSLQGDAGDAGSAALIPGSVSNFNAINKAGTSTWTISGSVSQLGSSGVAINVNQGTLVLSGDNNGYQGATTVAAAGTLQIGEGGGQGSLPGAITNNGVLTFNRTGRLVVSGAIAGTGSVRQIGAGEVTLAGALSGVSLRVEAGRLALAGSSTLTTAGAPAVPGGFATAAYVAGGTLDNAGTITATQTANQDGVRIDGATLINSGTITASGRGVFVPAGATLVNTGSITGLTGVFFGNGAANGGLSITGNGSITGTSGDGISALNVAGNVTLGTSANPLGAVTGSGGSALTIVVNGANAVGIVTGGPLTGGDGRGISTSTVDGATGIVQAAGTIRATGDGIKAGSSGIGAISIDTSGGQIGTSANPVGSDGIIATRAGAGSITVTSGVINATGVGASLQTTSTGAGDVALTAKGSITSANGGAIVAQSAGTGNVTITTGGGTTLTAGGRAAVLAAGIGTGAGSVQVGNNATVTRAGAGSGDFGLDVRNNDDGSSAGPTPSPGAALNGALTAIAVTNAGTITNSFAVAGIRARANSDGVVRVTNSGAIGGGASGIVALNAGAGGVTVANTGLISGAATNGITAQATGAAGGVSVSNTNAIGAAGAAVSGAGVTALIGNAGNAATLSIDGGGAIDAAGTGIDARTLGSGAVTLGGATPLGAITSGGVGINAVIGSAASTAGLGVTSAGRIIAGTTGINAVTTGNGTVTISAGPVTTTNGSGLVATGRAGPVAVTANDAITAGGAGAAGIFLTGSGVGNTVTVGASGSVSGAIGLRLAGGGTTVLNNGGSIAASAAGGNAIQIDAGRLALGPNTGTLTGNLAIAGTAGALAVNRATNLTLANTITGTGTLDQNGAGLLALTGANSAGSGQFTGTANVNAGILAINGTFGDTAGRSALVNVNSGGTLHGSGTIAGSVTVAAGATVSAGNSPGTLTVAGDYRLASGATSLFELGMPDIVGGPTNDLIEVGGDLTLAGTLRLVNAADTAASPVAGTYRLFNYGGTLSGRFDAVTSPTPILATVYTTIPNQVNLFLVNAGQVAQYWDGTDTTGAGAGGQGGTAVWNGANTNWTGSPTSAVNAAWASGVGIFAGTAGTVTVAGAQNVQGLQFVTDGYRLAGAGTLNLAGDPFSTPNQSFVTVDGGVGATIANALTDAGGTIGLNKLGAGTLTLAGVNTYAGATSVTAGTLVLAAGGSLTSDVSVAGGGTFANAGNLAAGLTNAGTTTNAGTIAGTVTNSGRFANTGTVAGRVTNTAGTLTNTGTLDGGATVTGGTLALDAGSLVNGALANSATVTAQGRINGTLTNAASAVFTNTGTLNGDIGNAGTASNAAAILGAVTNTGRFTNSGSVGGLLTQSAGTSANTGTLSAGATVTGGALALDAGSLVTGALANSATVTAQGRINGAVINGPGATFTLTGALTGITGVSNNGTLALGGNGLGVGTLGGNGTVRNVSTTAATLTVGTGAGGDSTYGGLLQDGAGGGALGLTKAGSGTLTLTGANTYTGATTIAAGTGLRLGDGGALGSIEGTAGVAADGRLTFNRSDAIAFAPAISGSGIVDQNGSGSVTLTGASTAFTGTANVNAGTLGINGTFGDTAGNTAVVSVNNGGTLQGAGTIAGAVFVNNGGTVSTAVAPGQPPGTLTVGGNYTVNAGSNHIFRLGTPNVVGGATNDLIDVGGTLAINGGTATLQNANASGLYRLYNVGGTVTSAGAANAGFAAVTTANGTASIYTVAPGAGGPSQVNARVSLGGQIVQYWDGTDISGLAGGTPGAQGGSGVWNATNANWTDDPAGGQVNQNWLGRFGVFTAPRAGGASTVTVLGQQNLQGLQFAGDGYTLTPGGAGSLNLTGDPNGTAGFSTLRVDRAVTATIAAPITGLGLNKAVGSGTLVLTGTNSFSALTIADGTVDVRGGAAILDSAPVTLADGAGARLLVTNSETIGALAGGGTSGGTVEILAGQTLTTGGNNGSTTFGGSVGGAGGLIKSGAGRFTLTGNNRFTGGTTVADGTLINDGALASGVGVRSGAFFTNNGALAADLTSAGTSANTGTVAGRVTNTAGTLTNTGTLSGGVGVTGGTLALDAGSLVNGALANSATVTARGRINGTVSNAAGARFTLTGPLTGITGFANEGTLSLAGNDLALGTLTGIGAGAVVQNASGRDATLTIGSGDASGTYAGILQDGAGGGRLLLAKTGAGTLTLTGASTHTGATGVTAGTLVLAAGGSLGSDVSVAGGAAFANAGNLAAGLTNAGTATNTGTIAGTVTNSGRFANGGRLASTLTNSRTADNTGTIAGLVANTGTFTTSGTLAGGLTNTGTLTASAGRLDGAIANEAGTLAITGTVAGNGPLSNASGATLRIDRTGRFRNAGLFANAGTATNAGTLDADVTNAAGARFTNAGTVSTASQPFLNAGTLVSTGVLNGGLANTGTAQMSGELNGVLSNAGSLTLTGTTSGITAFTNDGTVDLGGTALSVGSLSGTRASAVLRNGRLTVGADNSSTNYAGTIADGAGATSLTKAGSGTLTLSGVSTYTGATLVSEGTLNLRGTLASAVTVADGARLIGSGSTRTLTVLGGASASPDGAGTLGTVSVTGTVLFAAGSQYRVDVTASGESDRIAATGSATLQGGTVQVTAGTGPYAPRTRYTILSAAGGVTGQFAGVTSNFAFLTPSLTYDANTAFLTLARNDLQFGTVAATRNQGNVAAAAQAQGVGTRLYDGIAVLSAPQARQAFDALSGEIHSSAVTSQFDTGFLVREAILDRLRFGDAPSFGGIGAQGIGQRFAPGTTLPAVYTADLPGRSTVPVPVSTQLVVPNPVALWGQGFGAFGSTGGDGNAARLDQQTSGFLLGADTRLGERWRVGVAGGYTFNTLDLTARQSTATVESGYGALYAGAGFGPVQVRLGGSYAGSSLATNRAVIVPGFSDNASARYGGSLGQAFGEVGYRFGSGIGHVEPFIGAAAIRVGRDGFSERGGAAALTTQGQDYDVATSTVGVQAQGQIGALFGLTTPIFVRGLVGYRRAYGDVLPSTLFSFGVAGQTFLTAGVPVARDAVVAQAGLDWQVASETTLSLAYTGQIGADRTQIHGLKGGFLYRW; this is encoded by the coding sequence TTGCTGCGTGACTGCGTCCGGTTGGGCGTCTCGCTGCTCGCCCTCAGCGTCGCCATGGCGGCATCGGCCGCGCGTGCGGGCTGCGTTGAGAACACGAGCGGCGGGAGTTCCGTAACCTGCAGCGGAACGACGCGCTTCAGCGAGAGCGAGTATGCGGGGTTCCGCGCCAGTGGGACCCCGATCACTTCGCTCACGGTCGCGCCGAACGCGACCATCGACAGCGACGGTACGGCGATCAGTCTGGGCGACAACGCCCAGATCACGATCGGCGTGGGGGCGACCGTCAAGAGCAACAGCCAGGGCAAAGGGCCGAATGAAATCGGCGCCAACACGATCGAGGTCGGAAGCCGTTCGACCATCGACATATTTGGGACCGTCCTGTCGCAGGGTCTGGGGGCGAAGAACGACCGCGGGGGCGATGAGGCCATCAATCCACTCGGCAACGGGAACACGATCACCATCCATCAGGGTGGCCGCATCGAGACTCTGGAGGACGGAACCCCGGCCATCTGGTTCGAGGCCAAGCGGGACAATGGGCTCATCAACACCGTACTCAACAACGGCACGATTCGGGCCGGGGCCTCGGGAACGAGCCCGATCATCGGGAACGGCGGTGCCGTCGTCGTTAAGTTCGAGAACGGCCCCACGGGCGTCGTCGAGGGCGATCTCACCCTCGGTGGCGGCGAGGACATGGTGGTGCTGCGCGGCGGCTCGCGATTCGTCGGCAGCATCGCGACCGGCGGCGGCAACGACAACGTCGACATGTACAAGGGCGCCGAGTTCACGGGCAGCGTCGATGGCGGGGATGGTTCGAACACGCTGTCTCTGCAGGGGGATGCGGGCGATGCCGGCTCCGCCGCGCTGATCCCCGGAAGTGTCAGCAACTTCAACGCGATCAACAAGGCCGGCACCAGCACCTGGACCATCTCGGGCAGCGTGAGCCAGCTCGGGTCCAGCGGCGTCGCGATCAACGTCAACCAAGGTACGCTCGTCCTCTCCGGCGACAATAATGGTTACCAAGGGGCCACGACGGTCGCCGCCGCAGGAACGCTGCAGATCGGCGAGGGCGGCGGCCAAGGCAGCCTGCCCGGTGCCATCACGAACAACGGCGTGCTGACCTTCAACCGCACGGGCCGCCTCGTCGTCTCGGGCGCGATCGCGGGTACCGGCTCGGTGCGGCAGATCGGTGCCGGCGAGGTCACGCTCGCGGGCGCGCTCTCCGGCGTCTCGCTGCGGGTCGAAGCGGGCCGCCTCGCCCTTGCCGGCAGCAGCACCCTGACCACGGCAGGCGCCCCGGCCGTGCCCGGCGGCTTCGCGACGGCGGCCTACGTCGCCGGAGGGACGCTAGACAATGCGGGGACGATCACGGCGACCCAGACGGCCAATCAGGACGGTGTCCGGATCGATGGGGCCACCCTGATCAATTCGGGCACGATCACGGCGAGCGGACGCGGCGTCTTCGTTCCCGCGGGCGCCACCCTCGTCAACACCGGCTCCATCACGGGCCTCACCGGCGTCTTCTTCGGGAACGGGGCGGCGAATGGCGGGCTGAGCATCACCGGGAACGGCTCCATCACCGGGACCTCCGGCGACGGCATCAGCGCCTTGAATGTCGCAGGCAACGTGACGCTCGGCACGTCGGCGAACCCGCTCGGCGCGGTGACGGGTTCCGGCGGCAGCGCCCTCACCATCGTGGTCAACGGCGCGAATGCGGTCGGCATCGTCACGGGCGGACCCCTCACAGGCGGAGACGGGCGCGGCATCTCGACCTCGACCGTGGACGGTGCGACCGGCATCGTGCAGGCGGCCGGCACGATCCGCGCGACCGGAGATGGGATCAAGGCCGGCTCGTCCGGCATCGGCGCGATCAGCATCGACACCTCGGGCGGACAGATCGGGACGAGCGCGAATCCGGTCGGCAGTGACGGGATCATCGCCACGCGCGCCGGCGCCGGCAGCATCACCGTCACGAGCGGGGTGATCAATGCGACGGGCGTCGGTGCGAGCCTCCAGACCACCAGCACCGGCGCCGGCGATGTCGCGTTGACCGCCAAAGGCAGCATCACGTCCGCCAACGGCGGCGCGATCGTCGCGCAGAGCGCCGGAACCGGCAACGTCACGATCACGACGGGGGGCGGGACGACACTTACTGCCGGCGGCCGCGCCGCCGTGCTGGCGGCGGGCATCGGCACCGGTGCGGGCTCCGTTCAGGTGGGCAACAACGCCACGGTCACGCGGGCCGGTGCGGGGAGCGGCGATTTCGGTCTCGACGTCCGCAACAACGACGACGGCAGCAGCGCCGGACCGACCCCGTCCCCCGGAGCGGCGCTCAACGGTGCGCTGACGGCGATCGCCGTCACGAATGCCGGAACGATCACGAACAGCTTCGCTGTCGCCGGCATCCGCGCCCGCGCCAACAGCGACGGCGTGGTCCGCGTGACCAATTCCGGGGCCATCGGCGGCGGCGCATCCGGCATCGTCGCGCTCAATGCCGGCGCGGGTGGGGTCACGGTCGCGAATACCGGCTTGATCTCCGGCGCCGCCACGAACGGCATCACCGCGCAGGCGACCGGTGCCGCCGGTGGCGTGAGCGTGTCGAACACCAACGCGATCGGGGCCGCGGGGGCCGCCGTGTCCGGGGCCGGCGTGACCGCCCTGATCGGCAACGCGGGCAATGCCGCCACCCTGTCGATCGACGGCGGCGGCGCGATCGACGCCGCGGGGACCGGTATCGACGCGCGCACCCTCGGCTCGGGCGCCGTCACGCTCGGCGGCGCGACTCCGCTCGGAGCGATCACATCCGGAGGGGTCGGGATCAACGCGGTGATCGGCAGCGCCGCCAGCACCGCCGGGCTCGGCGTGACGAGCGCCGGCCGCATCATCGCCGGCACTACGGGCATCAACGCGGTCACGACCGGGAACGGCACCGTCACGATATCCGCCGGTCCGGTGACCACGACAAACGGCTCTGGCTTGGTCGCGACCGGCCGGGCGGGTCCCGTCGCTGTGACCGCCAACGACGCGATCACGGCCGGCGGCGCCGGCGCTGCCGGCATCTTCCTCACCGGCAGCGGCGTGGGCAACACGGTCACGGTCGGGGCAAGCGGCAGCGTCTCGGGCGCGATCGGCCTGCGCCTGGCCGGCGGCGGCACCACGGTCCTGAACAACGGCGGCAGCATCGCGGCGAGCGCGGCCGGCGGCAACGCGATCCAGATCGACGCGGGCAGGCTGGCCCTCGGCCCGAATACCGGCACCCTCACGGGCAATCTCGCCATCGCCGGGACGGCCGGCGCGCTCGCCGTCAACCGCGCGACGAACTTGACGCTCGCCAACACGATCACCGGGACCGGGACGCTCGATCAGAACGGCGCAGGTCTGCTCGCCCTCACCGGCGCGAACAGCGCGGGCTCGGGTCAGTTCACCGGCACGGCCAATGTCAACGCCGGCATCCTCGCGATCAACGGCACCTTCGGCGACACTGCGGGCCGGTCCGCCCTCGTCAACGTCAACAGCGGCGGCACCCTCCACGGCTCGGGGACCATCGCCGGCTCGGTCACCGTCGCCGCCGGCGCCACGGTCTCGGCCGGCAACTCGCCCGGCACGCTCACGGTGGCCGGCGATTACAGGCTGGCGAGCGGCGCGACCTCGCTGTTCGAACTGGGGATGCCGGATATCGTGGGCGGCCCCACCAACGACCTCATCGAGGTCGGGGGCGACCTGACGCTGGCCGGCACGCTCAGACTCGTGAACGCCGCCGACACCGCCGCCTCGCCCGTCGCGGGCACGTACCGGCTCTTCAATTACGGCGGCACGCTCAGCGGCCGCTTCGATGCGGTGACCAGCCCCACCCCGATCTTGGCCACGGTCTACACGACGATCCCCAATCAGGTGAACCTGTTCCTGGTCAATGCCGGCCAGGTCGCGCAGTACTGGGACGGCACCGACACCACGGGCGCGGGCGCCGGCGGCCAGGGCGGCACGGCCGTCTGGAACGGGGCGAATACGAACTGGACCGGCTCGCCGACCAGCGCCGTCAACGCCGCCTGGGCCTCGGGCGTCGGCATTTTTGCGGGGACGGCGGGGACCGTCACGGTCGCGGGCGCGCAGAACGTTCAGGGCCTGCAGTTCGTGACGGACGGCTACCGGCTCGCCGGGGCGGGCACGCTCAACCTGGCGGGCGATCCCTTCTCGACCCCGAACCAGAGCTTCGTGACCGTGGACGGCGGGGTCGGCGCGACGATCGCCAACGCTCTCACCGACGCGGGCGGGACGATCGGCCTCAACAAGCTCGGCGCCGGCACGCTGACGCTTGCGGGCGTCAACACCTACGCGGGGGCGACCAGCGTCACCGCCGGCACGCTCGTGCTGGCGGCGGGCGGCTCGCTGACCTCGGACGTGTCGGTCGCCGGCGGTGGCACTTTCGCGAACGCGGGCAATCTGGCCGCCGGGCTGACGAATGCGGGCACGACCACGAATGCCGGCACCATCGCAGGCACGGTCACCAACAGCGGCCGCTTCGCCAACACCGGCACCGTCGCCGGGCGCGTCACGAACACCGCCGGCACGCTGACGAATACCGGCACGCTCGACGGCGGCGCCACCGTCACCGGCGGCACCCTGGCGCTCGATGCCGGCAGCCTCGTGAATGGTGCGCTCGCCAACAGCGCGACCGTGACGGCCCAGGGCCGGATCAACGGCACTTTGACGAACGCGGCCAGTGCCGTCTTCACCAACACCGGAACGCTCAACGGCGACATCGGCAACGCCGGCACGGCCTCGAACGCCGCCGCCATCCTGGGCGCTGTCACCAATACCGGCCGCTTCACGAATTCCGGCAGCGTCGGCGGCCTGCTCACCCAGAGCGCGGGCACGAGCGCCAACACCGGCACGCTCAGTGCCGGCGCCACCGTCACCGGCGGCGCCCTGGCGCTCGATGCCGGCAGCCTCGTCACCGGCGCGCTCGCCAACAGCGCGACCGTGACGGCCCAGGGGCGGATCAACGGCGCCGTCATCAACGGTCCCGGCGCCACCTTCACCCTCACCGGCGCGCTCACCGGTATCACGGGGGTCAGCAACAACGGCACCCTGGCGCTCGGCGGCAACGGTCTCGGTGTCGGCACGCTCGGCGGCAACGGCACCGTTCGGAATGTGAGCACGACGGCGGCAACGCTGACCGTCGGCACGGGTGCGGGGGGCGACAGCACCTATGGCGGCCTTCTGCAGGACGGCGCGGGCGGCGGTGCGCTCGGCCTGACCAAGGCCGGATCCGGCACGCTGACGCTGACGGGCGCGAACACCTATACCGGCGCGACCACGATCGCGGCCGGCACCGGGCTGCGGCTCGGCGACGGTGGCGCCCTCGGATCGATCGAGGGCACGGCGGGCGTGGCCGCCGACGGAAGGCTGACCTTCAACCGTTCGGACGCGATCGCCTTCGCGCCCGCGATCTCGGGCTCCGGCATCGTCGATCAGAACGGCAGCGGATCCGTCACCCTGACGGGGGCCTCGACGGCGTTTACCGGTACGGCCAACGTGAATGCCGGCACGCTCGGCATCAATGGCACCTTCGGCGACACCGCCGGCAACACGGCGGTCGTCAGCGTCAACAATGGCGGCACGCTGCAGGGCGCCGGCACCATCGCCGGCGCGGTCTTCGTCAATAACGGCGGGACCGTCTCCACCGCCGTTGCACCCGGTCAGCCGCCGGGAACGCTCACGGTCGGCGGCAACTACACGGTCAATGCCGGCTCCAACCACATCTTCCGGCTCGGCACGCCCAACGTCGTCGGCGGTGCCACCAACGACCTGATCGACGTCGGCGGTACCCTGGCGATCAATGGCGGCACGGCCACCCTGCAGAACGCCAACGCCAGCGGTCTCTACCGCCTCTACAATGTCGGCGGCACGGTCACGAGCGCGGGCGCCGCGAATGCGGGCTTCGCGGCGGTCACCACGGCCAACGGCACCGCCTCGATCTACACGGTCGCGCCGGGCGCGGGCGGGCCGAGCCAGGTCAACGCCCGCGTCTCTCTCGGCGGCCAGATCGTGCAGTACTGGGACGGAACCGATATCTCCGGCTTGGCCGGCGGCACGCCCGGCGCCCAGGGCGGCTCGGGCGTGTGGAACGCGACCAACGCGAACTGGACCGACGATCCGGCGGGCGGGCAGGTGAACCAGAACTGGCTGGGCCGGTTCGGCGTCTTCACCGCGCCGCGTGCGGGTGGGGCGAGCACCGTCACCGTCCTGGGTCAGCAGAACCTGCAGGGCCTGCAATTCGCGGGCGACGGCTACACCCTCACCCCCGGCGGCGCCGGCAGCCTGAACCTGACCGGCGATCCGAACGGAACGGCCGGGTTCAGCACCCTGCGCGTCGATCGCGCGGTCACCGCCACGATCGCCGCTCCGATCACCGGGCTCGGCCTGAACAAGGCGGTCGGCTCCGGCACGCTGGTCCTGACGGGCACCAACAGCTTCAGCGCCCTCACCATCGCCGACGGCACCGTCGATGTCCGCGGCGGCGCTGCCATCCTCGACAGCGCGCCGGTGACGCTTGCCGATGGAGCCGGCGCCCGTCTCCTGGTGACGAATTCCGAGACGATCGGCGCGCTGGCCGGGGGGGGCACGAGCGGCGGCACGGTCGAGATTCTGGCCGGGCAGACGCTGACGACGGGCGGCAACAACGGCAGCACGACCTTCGGCGGCAGCGTCGGCGGTGCCGGCGGGCTGATCAAGTCGGGAGCCGGCCGCTTCACCCTCACCGGGAACAACCGCTTCACCGGCGGCACGACGGTCGCCGACGGCACCCTCATCAACGATGGCGCTCTCGCCTCCGGTGTGGGTGTGAGAAGCGGGGCCTTCTTCACCAACAACGGCGCGCTCGCGGCCGATCTGACGAGTGCCGGAACTTCGGCCAACACCGGCACCGTCGCCGGGCGCGTCACCAACACCGCCGGCACGCTGACGAACACGGGCACGCTCAGTGGCGGTGTCGGCGTCACCGGTGGCACCCTGGCGCTCGACGCCGGCAGCCTCGTCAACGGTGCGCTCGCCAACAGCGCGACCGTGACGGCTCGGGGCCGGATCAACGGCACCGTCTCGAACGCGGCCGGAGCACGCTTCACGCTCACCGGTCCGCTCACCGGCATCACCGGCTTTGCCAACGAGGGCACGCTCTCGCTCGCCGGCAACGATCTTGCGCTCGGCACGCTGACCGGTATCGGCGCGGGCGCCGTGGTCCAGAACGCGAGCGGCAGGGACGCGACCCTGACCATCGGCTCGGGCGATGCCAGCGGCACCTATGCCGGCATCCTGCAGGACGGGGCGGGCGGCGGCCGATTGCTCCTGGCCAAGACCGGCGCCGGCACGCTGACGCTGACCGGCGCCAGCACCCACACGGGGGCGACCGGCGTCACCGCCGGCACGCTCGTGCTGGCGGCGGGCGGCTCGCTGGGCTCGGATGTGTCGGTCGCCGGCGGCGCAGCCTTCGCCAATGCGGGCAATCTGGCCGCCGGGCTGACAAATGCGGGTACGGCCACGAACACCGGCACCATCGCAGGGACCGTCACCAATAGCGGCCGCTTCGCGAACGGCGGCCGACTGGCAAGCACGCTGACGAACAGCCGCACGGCCGACAACACCGGCACCATCGCCGGGCTCGTTGCGAATACCGGCACGTTCACGACCTCCGGCACGCTCGCGGGCGGCCTGACGAACACCGGTACGCTGACGGCGTCGGCCGGTCGGCTCGACGGGGCCATCGCCAACGAGGCCGGTACCCTCGCGATCACCGGCACGGTTGCGGGCAACGGTCCGCTCTCCAACGCATCCGGCGCGACCCTCCGGATCGACCGGACCGGCCGCTTCCGGAACGCGGGATTGTTCGCCAATGCGGGTACGGCCACGAATGCCGGGACCCTGGATGCGGACGTGACGAACGCGGCCGGTGCCCGGTTCACCAATGCCGGCACCGTCTCGACCGCGTCGCAGCCCTTCTTGAACGCGGGCACGCTCGTCAGCACGGGCGTCCTCAACGGCGGGTTGGCGAATACCGGCACCGCGCAGATGTCCGGTGAGCTGAACGGCGTGCTGAGCAATGCCGGCAGCCTCACGCTCACCGGTACGACGAGCGGCATCACCGCCTTCACCAATGACGGGACCGTCGATCTCGGCGGCACGGCGCTCAGCGTCGGCTCGCTCTCGGGGACACGCGCGAGCGCGGTTCTGCGCAACGGCCGCCTCACCGTCGGTGCGGACAACAGCTCAACGAACTACGCCGGCACGATCGCGGATGGGGCGGGCGCCACCTCCCTGACCAAGGCCGGCAGCGGGACGCTGACCCTGTCGGGCGTCAGCACCTATACCGGCGCCACCCTCGTCAGCGAAGGAACCCTGAACCTGAGGGGCACGCTCGCCTCGGCGGTGACGGTCGCCGACGGCGCCCGCCTCATCGGCTCCGGCTCGACCCGGACCCTGACGGTCCTCGGTGGCGCCAGCGCCAGCCCGGACGGAGCCGGCACGCTCGGCACGGTGTCGGTCACCGGCACCGTCCTCTTCGCGGCCGGCTCGCAGTATCGGGTCGATGTCACCGCGTCCGGCGAGTCCGACCGCATCGCCGCCACGGGGAGCGCGACGCTGCAGGGCGGGACGGTACAGGTCACGGCGGGGACCGGCCCGTACGCGCCGCGGACGCGCTACACCATCCTCTCGGCGGCCGGCGGCGTCACCGGGCAGTTCGCGGGCGTCACCTCGAACTTCGCCTTCCTCACGCCGTCCCTGACCTACGATGCCAACACCGCCTTCCTGACGCTGGCCCGCAACGACCTGCAGTTCGGCACCGTAGCGGCCACGCGCAACCAGGGCAACGTCGCAGCCGCCGCTCAGGCACAGGGCGTCGGCACGCGGCTCTACGACGGGATCGCCGTGCTCTCGGCCCCCCAGGCTCGCCAAGCCTTCGATGCGCTCTCGGGTGAGATCCATTCGAGCGCGGTGACGAGCCAGTTCGACACCGGCTTCCTCGTACGCGAGGCGATCCTCGACCGTCTGCGCTTCGGCGATGCGCCGAGCTTCGGCGGGATCGGTGCGCAGGGCATCGGCCAGCGCTTCGCCCCCGGCACCACCCTGCCGGCAGTCTACACCGCCGATCTTCCGGGCCGCTCCACGGTTCCGGTCCCGGTCTCGACCCAGCTCGTGGTGCCGAATCCGGTCGCGCTCTGGGGCCAGGGCTTCGGCGCGTTCGGCTCGACCGGCGGGGACGGCAACGCCGCCCGGCTCGATCAGCAGACCTCGGGCTTCTTGCTCGGGGCGGATACCCGCCTCGGCGAGCGCTGGCGCGTCGGCGTGGCCGGCGGCTACACCTTCAACACCCTCGACCTCACCGCCCGCCAATCCACCGCCACGGTCGAGAGCGGATACGGCGCGCTCTATGCCGGCGCCGGCTTCGGACCGGTTCAGGTGCGCCTCGGCGGCAGCTATGCCGGCTCGAGTCTGGCCACCAACCGCGCGGTGATCGTCCCCGGCTTCTCGGACAACGCCAGCGCCCGCTACGGCGGTTCGCTCGGCCAAGCCTTCGGCGAGGTGGGCTATCGCTTCGGCTCCGGGATCGGTCATGTCGAGCCGTTCATCGGCGCGGCGGCGATCAGGGTCGGCCGCGACGGCTTCAGCGAACGCGGCGGTGCGGCGGCGCTGACCACCCAGGGGCAGGACTACGACGTCGCCACGTCGACGGTGGGCGTACAGGCCCAGGGGCAGATCGGCGCGCTCTTCGGCTTGACGACGCCGATCTTCGTGCGCGGGCTCGTCGGCTACCGCCGTGCCTACGGCGACGTTCTGCCCTCGACCCTGTTCAGCTTCGGTGTGGCCGGCCAGACGTTCCTGACGGCCGGCGTTCCGGTCGCACGCGACGCCGTGGTGGCGCAGGCGGGTCTCGATTGGCAGGTGGCGTCGGAGACGACGCTGTCGCTCGCCTATACCGGCCAGATCGGCGCGGATCGCACCCAGATCCACGGCCTCAAGGGCGGCTTCCTCTATCGCTGGTAA